CTTGCGTTGCCGGGATGCTCAGATGCACCGCCGATTCCGTCACCCGCGCGACCATCGCCGCCGGCGCCATCCGGGGTGACGACCACAGATGCTGGCGGAATCCGACACCGTCAAAGATGTCTCGGTCTGGATCGCCGAGGGCATGCGTCACATGGCCGACTTGCGTGCCGTCGGACGCGACGACAGGCATCCCCGGTGCAATCATGCGCCAGGAAACGCTCTCGGCGTCATCATCGCGGTGCGGCGGCTGATCGCGACTACCCGGCATGCGCAGGATGCCGCCGTCAGGCGCCCGGAGCGCTGCCCTTGGGATATTCTTCCCTCCGGGCGGCGAAGGCCAGATAGTCCAGGTTTTGCGCCGCGACGCCGAGTTGGCGCAACATCGTCATTGCCTGGGCACGGTGGTGCACTTCGTGCATCAGCAGTTGCATCGCGAGGTCGGCTTTGCTCGCCGTGGAGACGATGACCTTGTCGCCCTGCTCGACCCGCCGGGTCACGGTTTTGGTCCAGTCGCCGATCCCGGCGAGCGTCGTCCGCGTCTCGCGAGCCTGTGTCGCCCACACGTTCTCGAGATCGGCGAACGTCGGCTGCTTCGTTTCGCTGATCGGGAATGTGTCGGGAAGAGGCGGCGGCGGGACGGGTTCCTCGCGCAACCGCTTGCCGTAGACCAATTCAACTCTGGCGATCTCGATCAGCGTCGCACGCAGGCTCCCAAGCCCGAAGGGGAACCGCTGCGTATACTGCTCCTGACTCAACGGGCGGACCCAATCG
The sequence above is drawn from the bacterium genome and encodes:
- a CDS encoding DinB family protein; this encodes MEYAHVYDVLTQARQRLFDWVRPLSQEQYTQRFPFGLGSLRATLIEIARVELVYGKRLREEPVPPPPLPDTFPISETKQPTFADLENVWATQARETRTTLAGIGDWTKTVTRRVEQGDKVIVSTASKADLAMQLLMHEVHHRAQAMTMLRQLGVAAQNLDYLAFAARREEYPKGSAPGA